One window of Gloeothece citriformis PCC 7424 genomic DNA carries:
- a CDS encoding methyltransferase domain-containing protein → MYIYYALGFVLLFIAVGIGVYLITPRSYESSQTVANSYDQWTEDGILEFYWGEHIHLGHYGSPPRKKDFLTAKSDFVHEMVKWGELDKLPCGSTLLDVGCGIGGSSRILAKDYGFEVTGVTISPQQVKRAQELTPQGVNAKFMVNDALALSFADNSFDVVWSIEAGPHMEDKAKYAQEMMRVLKPGGILVVADWNQRDDRLVPLNFWEKPLMRQLLDQWSHPAFSSIEGFSELIAETGLVEGEVITADWTKQTLPSWLDSIWQGVIRPQGMIRFGIPGIIKSLREVPTLLLMRLAFGFGLCRFGMFRALKSNSVINSTERTKAEVGQA, encoded by the coding sequence ATGTACATTTATTATGCTCTTGGATTTGTCCTTTTATTCATAGCGGTGGGTATTGGGGTTTATTTAATCACTCCTCGCAGTTATGAATCATCCCAGACAGTCGCTAATTCCTATGATCAATGGACTGAAGATGGGATTTTAGAATTTTACTGGGGTGAACATATTCACTTAGGTCATTATGGTTCGCCACCCCGAAAAAAAGATTTTCTGACCGCTAAGTCTGACTTTGTCCATGAAATGGTGAAATGGGGAGAGTTAGATAAATTACCTTGTGGAAGTACCCTTTTAGATGTGGGTTGTGGAATTGGCGGCAGCAGCCGAATTTTAGCCAAAGATTATGGGTTTGAGGTTACAGGGGTGACTATTAGCCCCCAACAAGTTAAACGCGCCCAAGAATTAACCCCCCAAGGCGTGAATGCTAAATTTATGGTCAATGATGCTTTGGCACTCTCTTTTGCGGATAACAGTTTTGATGTAGTTTGGTCGATCGAAGCTGGCCCCCACATGGAAGATAAAGCGAAGTATGCTCAAGAGATGATGAGGGTATTAAAGCCCGGTGGAATTTTAGTGGTGGCGGATTGGAATCAAAGAGACGATCGCCTCGTTCCTCTCAATTTTTGGGAGAAACCCCTAATGCGTCAACTTCTCGATCAATGGTCTCATCCGGCTTTTTCGAGTATTGAAGGTTTTTCTGAATTGATAGCAGAAACTGGTTTAGTAGAAGGAGAGGTAATCACAGCAGATTGGACAAAACAAACCCTTCCGTCTTGGCTCGATTCCATCTGGCAAGGAGTCATTAGACCTCAAGGAATGATTCGTTTTGGGATACCTGGAATCATTAAATCTTTGCGCGAAGTGCCCACACTGCTACTGATGCGTCTTGCTTTTGGGTTTGGTCTTTGTCGATTCGGGATGTTTCGCGCACTTAAATCTAATTCGGTGATAAACTCAACAGAACGGACTAAAGCGGAAGTGGGTCAAGCTTAA
- a CDS encoding GlsB/YeaQ/YmgE family stress response membrane protein, with protein sequence MLNIIAWILLGLIAGAIGKAIYPGRQGGGIFATILLGIIGAFVGGTLVTLLQTGRFMLTGASLSIPGIFVAIIGAIIAIFIWEQFNRR encoded by the coding sequence ATGTTAAATATTATAGCTTGGATTCTTTTAGGATTAATCGCCGGAGCGATCGGCAAAGCCATTTATCCAGGTCGTCAGGGAGGGGGGATCTTTGCTACGATTCTTTTAGGGATCATAGGGGCTTTTGTGGGAGGAACGTTAGTCACTCTGTTACAAACCGGTCGATTCATGTTAACGGGAGCATCTTTAAGCATCCCAGGGATATTTGTGGCTATTATTGGGGCGATTATTGCGATTTTTATCTGGGAGCAGTTCAATCGACGTTGA
- a CDS encoding energy-coupling factor ABC transporter permease: MRKIERRISLAAMAGLSFFIVLGQMTPAYGMHIMEGFLPIGWAIFWWGVTLPFLMIGVRSLTHLTGQHPQLKLLLALAGAFSFVLSALKIPSVTGSCSHPTGTGLGAILFSPGVMTVLGSLVLLFQAILLGHGGLTTLGANAFSMAIVGPWVAYFTYRFFLKREQQKVGVFLAAALGNLITYLVTSVQLAVAFPAANGGFMASFLKFAGIFALTQIPLAISEGLLTVLVWNWLQAYAASELESLKELKP; the protein is encoded by the coding sequence ATGAGAAAAATTGAGCGAAGAATAAGTCTAGCTGCTATGGCTGGATTGAGTTTTTTTATTGTACTGGGTCAGATGACTCCAGCCTATGGAATGCACATTATGGAGGGGTTTTTACCCATCGGTTGGGCAATATTTTGGTGGGGGGTGACGTTACCTTTTTTAATGATAGGAGTGCGATCGCTAACTCATCTCACCGGTCAACATCCTCAATTAAAGTTGCTCTTGGCCTTAGCGGGTGCGTTTAGCTTTGTGTTATCGGCCTTAAAAATTCCCTCAGTGACGGGAAGTTGTTCTCATCCTACCGGAACAGGACTAGGGGCAATTTTGTTTAGTCCGGGTGTCATGACGGTTTTAGGGAGTCTAGTGCTTTTATTTCAAGCGATTTTACTGGGACACGGTGGATTGACCACTTTGGGGGCTAATGCCTTCTCAATGGCAATAGTCGGCCCTTGGGTTGCTTACTTCACCTATCGCTTTTTCCTCAAACGAGAACAGCAAAAAGTGGGGGTTTTCTTGGCCGCCGCCTTGGGAAATTTAATCACCTATTTAGTCACTTCCGTACAGTTAGCCGTAGCTTTTCCGGCAGCTAATGGCGGCTTTATGGCTTCTTTCCTCAAATTTGCGGGAATTTTTGCCCTGACACAAATTCCTTTAGCTATTAGCGAAGGATTACTGACTGTGTTGGTTTGGAATTGGTTACAAGCCTATGCAGCATCGGAACTAGAAAGCCTTAAAGAATTAAAACCATAA
- a CDS encoding sugar ABC transporter substrate-binding protein: MTMFPRKTLIILLIFLLTACSLDSLNQILNQQGELLIWYSFQGKIAEIIKDSFGEFQQLNPEIQILSEYLPQNQLKSQFIKQAKDGLGATIIIDFSQQMLDLVKADVILPLDEKSIDLSGYLDQTLTQIRYQNKIYGLPLGSQTQVLCYNQAIIKQSKQTDDTSLIQPPTRLEELIEQAKKGYSVGMVSTFEDTFWGMGIFDAQWFDDRGLIQPLKLKNWAKWLEWLKKAQNIPNFTLVQQRELLHSAFAQGKLTYYICDSTEIGDLKNQLKDNLLIAPLPSQGDSPATPLLYTRIIMFNHSCNQDEIGLGLQLAEFMTNPEQQIKGIVQSQAFIPITRTVEIDAQILPIETILLQQSKTAIAIPINSLEQIRSIFEEGDILYQKALLGNITSKQAALRLTEFAQGQMQSLWGDLKNAN; encoded by the coding sequence ATGACAATGTTCCCTCGAAAAACTTTAATTATACTGTTAATATTTTTGCTGACAGCTTGTAGTCTAGATTCCTTGAATCAAATCTTAAATCAACAAGGAGAACTGTTAATTTGGTATTCTTTTCAAGGTAAGATTGCTGAGATTATCAAAGATTCTTTTGGAGAATTTCAACAATTAAATCCAGAAATTCAAATTCTTAGCGAGTATTTACCTCAAAATCAACTTAAGTCGCAGTTTATTAAACAAGCAAAAGACGGTTTAGGGGCTACTATTATCATTGATTTTTCTCAACAGATGCTAGACCTAGTTAAAGCAGATGTTATTCTACCCCTTGATGAAAAAAGTATTGATTTATCTGGTTATCTAGACCAAACTTTAACACAAATTCGCTATCAGAATAAAATTTATGGTTTACCTTTGGGTTCTCAGACGCAAGTGCTTTGCTATAACCAAGCTATTATTAAACAATCAAAACAGACTGATGATACAAGTTTAATTCAACCTCCCACTCGTTTAGAAGAACTGATAGAACAAGCGAAAAAAGGCTATTCAGTAGGCATGGTTTCGACCTTTGAAGATACCTTTTGGGGAATGGGAATTTTTGACGCTCAATGGTTTGATGATAGAGGGTTGATTCAACCTCTCAAACTCAAAAACTGGGCTAAATGGTTAGAGTGGCTTAAAAAAGCGCAAAACATCCCTAATTTTACCTTAGTGCAGCAGCGAGAGCTTCTTCATTCTGCTTTTGCTCAAGGGAAATTAACCTATTATATCTGTGATTCTACTGAGATTGGGGATTTAAAAAATCAATTAAAGGATAATTTACTGATTGCGCCTCTACCATCCCAAGGGGATAGTCCGGCTACACCTCTACTTTATACCAGAATTATCATGTTTAATCACAGTTGCAATCAGGATGAAATAGGTCTAGGTCTACAATTGGCAGAATTTATGACTAACCCTGAACAGCAAATTAAAGGGATTGTTCAATCCCAAGCTTTTATTCCTATTACTCGAACTGTTGAAATAGATGCCCAAATATTACCCATAGAAACCATTTTACTGCAACAATCAAAAACCGCCATTGCTATTCCTATAAACTCTCTTGAACAAATTAGGTCTATTTTTGAGGAAGGGGATATTTTGTATCAAAAAGCACTTTTAGGCAATATAACTTCTAAGCAAGCAGCTTTAAGACTAACAGAATTTGCTCAAGGACAAATGCAATCGTTATGGGGAGACTTGAAAAATGCTAATTGA
- a CDS encoding mechanosensitive ion channel domain-containing protein, whose amino-acid sequence MENSLPTLSDVITKQILFLNRSDVQRQLLAITFSLVISWFLSKWFWRWLQITFPKATAFSWGDARLPPRQYLAMLIQKLDFPLISLIILNLSQIVFIALDYTKGLLITAIKLIWFYLFYRFFLASLYGTFPIAIVRDYHYRLLAPLGFLFIIGTIINLYNNLEQLSQISPFKLFNTPVTLGNIFFLIAGLYFWIVVVILLEKLILNVLRPRNQIDLGSLEASLLLIRYFLIALGIVVILGYIGVDGTALAAITGGLSVGIGFGLQQVVNNFLSGFILLFERLLKPGDIISIENQVCEVKKLGIRATTVKMATDNSEKIIPNQKFIISDLTTYTGSDRLVSCSIVIGVGYNSKPKQVMELLLQVADAHPQVLKNPAPLVFFLNFGDSSLNFELKFWMNWLNDINRRKQIISDLSCLILETFSKHKIEIPFPQIDIHIDQIRSQ is encoded by the coding sequence ATTGAAAATAGTTTACCTACCTTATCTGACGTTATTACTAAGCAAATTCTCTTTTTAAACCGTTCTGATGTTCAACGGCAATTACTGGCTATTACCTTTTCTTTAGTCATCAGTTGGTTTTTATCCAAATGGTTTTGGCGTTGGTTACAAATCACCTTTCCTAAAGCAACTGCTTTTAGTTGGGGTGATGCTAGATTACCACCTCGCCAATATTTAGCTATGCTCATACAAAAACTTGATTTTCCTCTTATTAGTCTGATCATACTTAATTTAAGCCAAATTGTTTTTATCGCTCTAGATTATACGAAGGGACTGCTGATTACCGCGATTAAATTAATCTGGTTTTATTTATTTTATCGTTTTTTTCTGGCTTCTTTATATGGGACTTTTCCTATTGCGATCGTCCGAGACTATCATTATCGTCTCTTAGCACCTTTAGGATTTCTCTTCATTATAGGAACGATTATCAACCTGTACAATAATTTAGAACAATTATCCCAAATTTCACCCTTTAAACTGTTTAATACTCCAGTCACTTTAGGAAATATTTTTTTCCTCATCGCTGGATTATATTTTTGGATTGTAGTAGTCATTCTTCTAGAAAAGTTAATTCTTAATGTTCTTAGACCTCGAAATCAAATAGATTTAGGATCACTGGAAGCAAGTTTACTGCTCATTCGCTATTTTTTAATTGCCTTGGGAATTGTGGTCATTTTAGGCTATATTGGAGTGGATGGAACAGCTTTAGCCGCTATTACAGGCGGACTCTCTGTTGGCATTGGCTTTGGATTGCAACAGGTCGTCAATAATTTTCTTAGTGGATTTATATTACTTTTTGAAAGACTCTTAAAACCGGGTGATATTATTAGTATAGAAAATCAAGTCTGTGAGGTGAAAAAATTAGGAATTAGAGCGACTACCGTAAAAATGGCAACTGACAACTCAGAAAAAATTATTCCCAATCAGAAATTTATTATCTCTGATTTAACCACTTATACAGGCAGCGATCGCTTAGTGAGTTGTTCTATCGTCATTGGAGTAGGCTATAATTCAAAACCTAAGCAAGTTATGGAGCTTTTGCTGCAAGTTGCTGATGCTCATCCTCAAGTTCTCAAAAATCCTGCTCCTCTCGTTTTTTTTCTTAACTTCGGCGATTCAAGTTTAAATTTTGAATTAAAATTTTGGATGAATTGGTTAAATGATATTAATAGGAGAAAACAAATTATTAGTGATTTAAGCTGTTTAATTTTAGAAACTTTTTCTAAACACAAAATAGAAATCCCTTTTCCTCAAATTGATATTCATATCGATCAAATTCGTAGCCAATAG
- a CDS encoding alpha/beta hydrolase, producing MKTSKLKMKSLFFGLLSVCLTAVPIHAAEKLYLSYGPMMLSLEVDSLEIFAKEGTINQDLGFYLQRANPQQKAEFREALLKRVDINPVLISRFFNSQIGEEILTRIGKGITLPRGTNGKYALRGALIEAAFDSEGLTLLNVLKKFPTDVQFQGELIRGLSEEVDTVILATETLIKEFRSLTAQESATDPSINYANLPDIRKPGNYTVNKQVWHLTDQSRNRQFYVDVYIPQRTDASKIPVVVFSHGLSSRPEDYAKALEHLASYGYVVAAPQHPGSDIIYLQEMLEGYHRDIFDLDEFINRPKDLSYVIDELQRRNQSEFGGRLDLENVGVGGHSFGGYTALAIAGAQIDFDNLQQDCDRLYGGLNVSLLLECRALELPRTDYNFRDNRVKAVFAANPVNRSIFGQKGISKISIPVLLASGSDDPAAPPVFEQAASFTWLTSPDKYWMMIEGQAHVNFTMLDSGITEAIHSVAHLTLPSQTLIGSYVDAISVAFFEVHLHNNESYRSYLRSSYAEYLSQGESFKLDFISRASSDSLVSAMEKFKKKL from the coding sequence ATGAAAACCTCAAAATTAAAAATGAAATCGTTATTTTTTGGATTGCTTTCAGTGTGCCTAACGGCAGTCCCTATTCATGCAGCCGAAAAACTGTATTTATCTTACGGCCCGATGATGCTGTCTTTAGAAGTTGACTCTTTAGAAATTTTTGCTAAGGAGGGAACAATTAATCAAGATTTAGGCTTTTATCTCCAACGAGCTAATCCTCAACAAAAAGCAGAATTTCGGGAAGCGTTGCTTAAACGAGTTGACATCAATCCTGTCCTGATCTCTCGCTTTTTTAACAGCCAAATAGGGGAAGAAATTTTGACCCGTATTGGTAAAGGGATTACCCTTCCAAGAGGAACTAATGGAAAATATGCCCTACGGGGAGCATTGATTGAAGCGGCTTTTGATTCGGAGGGATTAACTCTACTCAATGTCTTGAAAAAATTTCCCACTGATGTTCAGTTTCAGGGAGAACTTATTAGGGGTTTATCTGAAGAAGTCGATACAGTAATTTTGGCAACGGAAACTTTAATTAAAGAATTCCGTTCTTTAACGGCTCAAGAATCGGCTACAGATCCGTCTATTAATTACGCTAATCTACCCGATATCCGCAAACCCGGCAATTATACGGTCAATAAACAAGTATGGCATCTTACAGATCAAAGTCGTAATCGTCAGTTTTACGTTGATGTTTATATTCCCCAACGGACGGATGCCTCAAAAATCCCTGTCGTGGTATTTTCTCATGGATTATCTTCTCGTCCGGAAGATTATGCAAAAGCTCTTGAACATCTTGCTTCTTATGGATATGTGGTGGCCGCTCCCCAACATCCGGGTAGTGATATAATTTATTTACAGGAGATGCTCGAAGGTTATCATCGGGATATCTTTGACCTCGATGAGTTTATTAATCGTCCCAAGGATCTTAGTTACGTCATTGATGAACTACAACGGCGCAATCAATCCGAGTTTGGGGGCAGACTTGACCTCGAAAACGTCGGGGTAGGGGGTCATTCCTTTGGCGGTTATACTGCCTTAGCGATCGCTGGGGCACAGATCGATTTTGATAATCTCCAGCAAGATTGCGATCGTCTTTATGGGGGTTTAAATGTATCCTTACTGTTGGAATGCCGCGCTCTAGAATTACCACGAACTGACTATAATTTCCGAGATAACCGAGTTAAGGCTGTTTTTGCTGCTAATCCGGTTAATCGCAGCATTTTTGGACAAAAAGGAATCAGTAAAATTTCCATTCCTGTCCTTTTAGCGTCAGGGAGTGATGATCCGGCTGCTCCTCCAGTGTTTGAACAGGCCGCTTCATTTACTTGGCTTACCAGTCCAGATAAATATTGGATGATGATTGAAGGACAAGCCCACGTCAATTTTACCATGCTCGATTCGGGAATTACGGAGGCGATCCATTCGGTTGCTCATCTGACTTTACCGAGTCAAACTTTAATTGGCAGTTATGTCGATGCTATCTCAGTGGCCTTTTTTGAGGTTCATCTTCACAATAATGAGAGTTATCGTTCTTATCTGCGTTCCTCTTACGCCGAATATCTCAGTCAAGGGGAGAGTTTTAAGTTAGATTTTATTAGCAGAGCTTCATCGGACTCTTTAGTCTCAGCTATGGAAAAGTTTAAGAAAAAACTTTAA
- a CDS encoding energy-coupling factor ABC transporter ATP-binding protein — translation MLMEFEQVEYTYPCCHKPALNSLTLQIGEFQRYGIIGRNGCGKTTLFRLANGLYRPQRGIIRWQGMPLSYHNRALNQLRQQVGLVFQDPEQQLVGATVEEDLSYGLCNLGLPKGEIAHRVQQALLDFDLTDLGDTPVNYLSLGQKKRLSLADVMILQPKLLLLDEPTAYLDPYQTRHLVVTLEQIRAKGTTILIATHDLDFVYAWADWLFVLEGGQLRLEGSPESVFSQRKLMEALGLGIPLSLDLLTAFSEESFFSQSRQVNSEEKITLTGEEFRQWILRRWQKN, via the coding sequence ATGCTGATGGAGTTTGAGCAAGTTGAATATACCTATCCCTGCTGTCACAAACCCGCCCTTAACTCTCTCACTCTCCAGATAGGGGAATTTCAACGTTATGGCATTATTGGGCGCAATGGCTGCGGGAAAACGACACTTTTTCGCCTTGCTAATGGCTTATATCGTCCGCAACGGGGAATCATTCGCTGGCAAGGAATGCCCTTAAGTTATCACAACAGAGCATTGAATCAACTACGACAACAAGTCGGGTTAGTCTTTCAAGACCCTGAACAACAATTAGTGGGAGCGACGGTAGAAGAAGATTTATCCTACGGTTTATGTAATTTAGGACTGCCAAAAGGGGAAATTGCCCATCGGGTACAGCAAGCCCTACTGGATTTTGATTTAACAGACTTGGGCGATACTCCAGTGAATTATCTCAGTTTAGGACAGAAAAAGCGTCTTTCCCTTGCTGATGTGATGATTCTTCAGCCTAAATTGTTGTTATTAGATGAACCAACGGCTTATCTAGACCCTTATCAAACTCGTCATTTAGTCGTCACCCTTGAGCAAATTCGAGCTAAGGGAACAACGATCCTGATTGCTACTCATGATTTAGACTTTGTTTATGCTTGGGCTGATTGGCTGTTTGTGCTTGAGGGGGGACAATTGAGGCTTGAAGGTAGCCCAGAAAGCGTCTTTAGCCAACGGAAGTTGATGGAAGCTTTGGGGTTGGGAATTCCTCTGTCCCTCGATTTATTAACGGCTTTTTCTGAGGAGTCTTTTTTTTCTCAATCCCGTCAGGTTAACTCAGAGGAAAAAATCACCTTGACGGGAGAAGAGTTTCGTCAATGGATTTTACGACGATGGCAAAAAAATTAG
- a CDS encoding FHA domain-containing protein, translating to MSLIICPECGHENQEDARYCDMCGIELPLPSTAESFSPPEETPESEDLFDEEEFAPSSIIDEELSLEQDPELEPEPEPEIFETPVSETEEMTPPEQEEEMEISEQQDYQPTEETSETVSPVSSATVLDWDEPDLSAEPSTSLEVIHAALIHQETGTRFEFPSGEKLLYFGKTNEEMPVQIDLSSLPDADIISRVHGVIHVEEDTFYLEDAGSLNGTALNGEPVKPGARFRKQLNSGDIITLGRNRKINLTFDIQE from the coding sequence ATGTCATTAATTATCTGTCCTGAGTGTGGTCACGAAAATCAAGAAGATGCTCGGTACTGTGATATGTGTGGCATTGAACTTCCTCTTCCTTCTACGGCTGAGAGTTTTTCTCCCCCAGAGGAAACACCAGAAAGTGAAGATTTATTTGACGAGGAAGAATTTGCCCCAAGTTCGATTATAGATGAAGAATTATCTTTAGAACAAGACCCCGAATTAGAACCTGAACCTGAACCAGAGATTTTTGAAACCCCGGTTAGCGAGACAGAAGAAATGACCCCACCAGAGCAAGAGGAAGAGATGGAAATTTCAGAACAACAAGACTATCAACCCACCGAAGAAACCTCCGAAACCGTTTCTCCTGTATCTTCAGCAACGGTCTTAGATTGGGATGAACCAGATTTATCTGCTGAACCTTCTACCTCTTTGGAAGTCATTCATGCTGCCTTAATTCATCAGGAGACGGGGACTCGTTTTGAATTCCCGTCGGGTGAAAAATTGCTCTATTTTGGTAAGACTAATGAAGAGATGCCGGTACAGATTGACCTTTCTAGTCTTCCTGATGCTGATATTATCTCCCGGGTTCATGGAGTAATCCATGTAGAAGAGGACACTTTTTATCTAGAAGATGCCGGCAGTCTTAACGGGACTGCTTTAAATGGAGAACCGGTTAAACCGGGAGCGCGTTTCCGTAAACAGTTAAATTCAGGAGATATAATTACATTGGGTCGTAATCGAAAGATTAATTTAACCTTTGATATTCAAGAGTAA
- the cbiQ gene encoding cobalt ECF transporter T component CbiQ: protein MHHHIDSLAYQNRLRFLPPSHKLIFAVFLFILAYIAPSLWQILIALWLSVWIVIYAGIPYQTYFQLQGIPFSFWLLSLPALCLSGGLKVNWADFSADVWWGIPLGDVYLYLSKQGIEQGRDILTRAIALSSCTYFILLTIPFAEITRIFQRIGFPPLILELLTLMYRFIFLLTDTVFELLNAQQARNGYRNWQASMGSLALVVSQLLRRTLDNYRQITLGLTSRGFQGQLQFWHSSRYRPSLRYGIEAIAGCLFLLASLGWYSLC, encoded by the coding sequence ATGCACCATCATATTGATTCTCTGGCTTATCAAAACCGACTGCGCTTTTTGCCTCCATCTCATAAGCTCATTTTTGCAGTGTTTTTATTTATTTTAGCCTATATTGCCCCTTCCCTTTGGCAAATTTTGATCGCACTCTGGTTAAGTGTGTGGATTGTCATCTATGCTGGCATTCCCTATCAAACTTATTTCCAACTCCAAGGGATTCCCTTCAGTTTTTGGTTGCTAAGTTTGCCGGCTTTATGCCTCAGTGGAGGGTTAAAGGTAAATTGGGCGGACTTTTCGGCGGATGTTTGGTGGGGAATTCCGTTAGGGGATGTGTATCTTTATTTGAGTAAACAGGGAATAGAGCAAGGCAGAGACATTTTAACTCGGGCGATCGCTTTAAGCTCTTGTACTTATTTTATTCTACTAACAATTCCTTTTGCGGAGATTACGAGGATTTTTCAACGGATTGGTTTTCCTCCTTTAATCTTGGAATTATTGACCTTGATGTATCGATTTATTTTTCTGTTAACGGATACGGTGTTTGAGTTGTTAAATGCTCAACAGGCGCGTAATGGTTATAGAAATTGGCAAGCTTCTATGGGGAGTCTCGCTTTAGTGGTTAGCCAACTTCTGCGACGTACCTTAGACAATTACCGTCAAATTACCTTGGGATTGACCTCTAGGGGCTTTCAAGGACAATTGCAGTTTTGGCATTCTTCCCGTTACCGTCCTAGTTTACGTTATGGAATAGAGGCGATCGCTGGCTGTTTATTCTTGCTGGCTTCCCTGGGATGGTATTCTCTATGCTGA
- a CDS encoding DUF4255 domain-containing protein, with product MSNYLAIASVTATLQKILQSTIQDDVEGARVTTIRPDGVGRSTPETGVNLYLYRVSPVNWRHGDLPSRRSTGDLIKRPQIALDLNYILTFYGNEVELEPQRLLGSVVRTLHSRPILTSEIIRDAMEDSAFRYLRESDLAEQIEQIKFMPIPLSTEDLSKIWSVFFQTPYALSIAYQASTVLIESDEIPKRALPVRQPRIQVVPYKPALTEIVTLDELAKIWRLSPERPILANSTIKIRGSGLKGDITHVQIAEIEVLPQEVGENEIILNLGSFPEDVLRPGIQSLQVIQRHSRDQQRIVESNVIPFVLSPTIRNLRIVEVQSGIEEDLREVELIISVTPTVGKTQRVALILNELSLENPEQYNIKIPNRPLDTDIMTVHLRDIKPGEYLVRIQIDGVESLLTVDTDAQSPTFEQYIAPKITIS from the coding sequence ATGAGCAATTACCTTGCTATTGCTAGCGTGACTGCAACTCTACAAAAAATCTTGCAATCAACTATTCAAGATGATGTAGAAGGGGCAAGGGTCACGACAATTCGACCAGATGGAGTAGGACGCAGTACGCCAGAAACCGGGGTTAATCTTTATTTATATCGAGTGAGTCCAGTTAATTGGCGACACGGAGATTTACCTAGCCGACGCTCTACGGGAGATTTAATTAAACGGCCTCAAATTGCCCTGGATCTCAATTATATTTTAACTTTTTATGGGAATGAGGTTGAATTAGAACCTCAACGTCTTTTAGGGAGTGTGGTCAGAACTTTACATTCTCGTCCCATTTTGACCTCGGAAATTATCCGGGATGCAATGGAAGATTCTGCTTTTAGATATTTACGAGAATCAGATTTGGCCGAGCAAATTGAACAAATTAAATTTATGCCTATTCCTCTATCAACGGAAGATTTATCGAAAATTTGGTCAGTTTTTTTTCAAACTCCCTACGCTCTTTCGATCGCCTATCAAGCTAGCACCGTATTAATTGAAAGTGATGAAATTCCTAAACGAGCTTTACCGGTGCGTCAACCGAGAATTCAAGTTGTTCCCTATAAACCGGCCTTAACAGAAATTGTCACGTTAGATGAATTGGCAAAAATTTGGCGTTTGAGTCCAGAGCGTCCTATTTTAGCGAATAGTACCATTAAAATTCGCGGTTCAGGGTTAAAAGGGGATATTACCCATGTTCAAATTGCTGAGATAGAAGTTTTACCGCAAGAGGTTGGGGAAAATGAAATTATTCTTAATCTAGGTTCATTTCCCGAAGATGTTCTTCGACCGGGTATTCAAAGTTTACAAGTGATTCAACGCCATTCTAGGGATCAACAGCGTATTGTAGAATCTAATGTAATTCCTTTTGTTTTATCCCCGACTATTCGTAATCTTCGTATCGTTGAGGTTCAATCCGGCATTGAAGAAGATTTACGGGAGGTAGAACTGATTATTTCTGTTACTCCGACGGTGGGTAAAACACAACGGGTTGCTTTAATTCTTAATGAGCTTTCTTTAGAGAATCCGGAGCAATATAATATTAAAATCCCCAATCGTCCTCTCGATACGGATATCATGACTGTTCATCTGAGGGATATCAAACCGGGAGAATATTTAGTCCGCATTCAAATAGACGGGGTAGAAAGTCTATTAACGGTAGATACTGATGCTCAAAGTCCAACCTTTGAACAGTATATTGCCCCTAAAATTACCATCTCTTAA
- a CDS encoding energy-coupling factor ABC transporter substrate-binding protein has product MQTFKPRNGLLILGVIALTILPLLFVQGEFSGADGEAEAAIGEIQPTYQPWFKPVLELPSGEIESLLFVVQGSIGAGIIGYVIGLYKGRQEASDKDQH; this is encoded by the coding sequence ATGCAGACATTCAAACCAAGAAACGGGTTATTAATATTAGGGGTAATAGCCTTAACTATTTTACCGCTTTTGTTCGTACAGGGAGAATTTAGCGGAGCAGACGGGGAGGCCGAAGCGGCTATTGGAGAAATTCAACCGACTTATCAACCTTGGTTTAAACCCGTTTTAGAACTCCCAAGTGGGGAAATAGAAAGTCTTTTGTTTGTCGTCCAAGGGTCAATCGGTGCGGGAATTATCGGGTATGTAATAGGACTGTATAAAGGCCGACAGGAAGCTTCTGACAAGGATCAACATTAG